A single region of the Fenollaria sporofastidiosus genome encodes:
- a CDS encoding MutS-related protein, producing MFLFLKFKTSSNRENLKDTAFIENDAYFDTNKYIKVITGPNMSGKSTYMRQIAIALYLNQIGSFVPASEAKLPIVDRIFTRIGASDDISRGNSTFMVEMKEVNEILKFATKDSFIVLDEVGRGTSTNDGLSIAFAILEYISKKIKAKTIFSTHYHEIPHLTENFKNVEQISMDILEDGEDLIFLRKIKNEAQDKSYGIYVAKLSGINDDVISSAQEMMDRLEYQDLSVRKKEKETTNISLDEYKYMSYIDSIKDININAMTPMDALNELNKIIERAKKLGD from the coding sequence ATGTTCTTGTTCTTAAAATTCAAGACATCCAGTAATAGAGAAAATCTTAAAGATACAGCCTTTATAGAGAACGATGCATACTTTGATACTAATAAGTATATAAAAGTAATTACAGGGCCAAATATGAGCGGTAAATCGACATATATGAGGCAGATAGCAATTGCTTTATACCTAAATCAAATAGGATCTTTTGTCCCAGCAAGTGAAGCTAAACTTCCGATAGTTGATAGAATATTTACAAGAATAGGTGCTTCAGATGATATATCACGAGGCAATTCAACATTTATGGTTGAGATGAAAGAGGTAAACGAGATTTTAAAGTTTGCTACAAAAGATAGCTTCATTGTACTAGATGAGGTAGGTAGAGGCACGAGCACAAATGATGGCTTGTCGATAGCCTTTGCTATACTTGAGTATATATCTAAAAAGATAAAAGCTAAGACCATCTTTAGTACTCATTACCATGAAATACCACATTTGACCGAAAATTTTAAGAATGTTGAGCAAATATCTATGGATATACTTGAAGATGGTGAAGATCTTATATTCTTAAGAAAGATAAAAAACGAAGCGCAAGATAAAAGTTATGGTATATATGTTGCAAAGCTTAGCGGCATAAATGACGACGTTATATCAAGCGCACAAGAAATGATGGATAGGCTTGAATACCAAGATCTTAGCGTTAGAAAAAAAGAAAAAGAAACAACAAATATTAGCTTGGATGAATACAAGTATATGTCTTACATTGATTCAATCAAGGATATAAACATAAATGCAATGACTCCAATGGATGCTCTAAACGAGCTAAACAAGATAATTGAAAGAGCAAAAAAATTAGGTGATTAG